One genomic region from Jiangella sp. DSM 45060 encodes:
- a CDS encoding helix-turn-helix domain-containing protein, translated as MPASVRATHDADACSRTDAALTRAFTILGKRWNALVLGGLRTGPAGFRELSRAIDGLSDSVLADRLAELTRNHLVRRRVDEGPPVSVTYELTDHGCALMPALDQISSWAVEHLPPEPSEE; from the coding sequence ATGCCCGCGTCGGTTCGCGCCACCCACGACGCCGACGCCTGCTCCCGCACCGACGCCGCGCTCACCCGGGCGTTCACGATTCTGGGCAAGCGTTGGAACGCGCTGGTCCTGGGTGGTCTACGCACCGGTCCGGCCGGTTTCCGCGAGCTGTCGCGCGCCATCGACGGCCTCAGCGACTCCGTCCTGGCCGATCGCCTCGCCGAGCTGACCCGCAACCACCTCGTCCGCCGCCGCGTCGACGAGGGCCCGCCGGTCTCCGTCACCTACGAGCTGACCGACCACGGCTGCGCCCTCATGCCGGCCCTCGACCAGATCTCCTCCTGGGCCGTCGAGCACCTGCCGCCGGAGCCGTCGGAGGAGTGA
- a CDS encoding GNAT family N-acetyltransferase produces MEPVSITTDADEFWQRAGEWLRREPVLRSVLLTTVDRERRGGSGGTFALLADGAGADAVGADGAAAGGVTGVAVWTPPFRVYVAAPPVQAERLALAMLDRCPAIDGVTGVTDESAAFAQAWAGHTGGTVAVSMNQRLFELDVVVPPRPVSGAARLAGSDDRDLLVEWTLAFERESNAAPGASVAERVVDLMLADGRAWLWDDDGPACFVGVSRTVSGVARIAPVYTPPGRRRRGYASALVAAVSQAVLDAGAGRCALFTDLANPTANHVYTALGYRPVADVTAYTFSR; encoded by the coding sequence ATGGAGCCCGTGTCGATCACCACCGACGCCGACGAGTTCTGGCAGCGGGCGGGCGAGTGGCTGCGGCGCGAGCCGGTGCTGCGCTCGGTGCTGCTCACCACCGTCGACCGCGAGCGCCGGGGCGGGTCGGGCGGCACGTTCGCCCTGCTGGCCGATGGTGCTGGTGCCGACGCTGTCGGGGCCGACGGGGCCGCGGCGGGCGGGGTGACCGGCGTCGCGGTGTGGACCCCGCCGTTCCGCGTCTACGTCGCCGCGCCGCCGGTCCAGGCCGAGCGGCTCGCCCTGGCCATGCTCGACCGCTGCCCGGCGATCGACGGCGTCACCGGCGTCACCGACGAGTCCGCGGCGTTCGCCCAGGCGTGGGCCGGTCACACCGGCGGCACCGTCGCCGTCTCGATGAACCAGCGGCTGTTCGAGCTCGACGTCGTCGTGCCGCCGCGGCCGGTCTCCGGCGCCGCGCGGCTCGCCGGCTCCGACGACCGCGACCTGCTGGTCGAGTGGACGCTGGCGTTCGAGCGCGAGTCCAACGCCGCGCCCGGCGCCAGCGTCGCCGAGCGCGTCGTCGACCTCATGCTGGCCGACGGCCGCGCCTGGCTCTGGGACGACGACGGCCCGGCCTGCTTCGTGGGCGTCTCCCGCACCGTCAGCGGCGTCGCCCGCATCGCGCCGGTCTACACGCCGCCCGGCCGCCGTCGCCGCGGGTATGCGTCGGCGCTGGTGGCGGCGGTCAGCCAGGCCGTGCTCGACGCCGGCGCCGGCCGCTGCGCCCTCTTCACCGACCTCGCCAACCCCACCGCGAACCACGTCTACACCGCCCTCGGCTACCGCCCCGTCGCCGACGTCACGGCCTACACCTTCAGCCGCTGA
- a CDS encoding response regulator transcription factor gives MAGSAHTPHAEAPPAVVDVLVVDDQETYLSVARYVVGATPGFRVAGEATSGEDAVRLAAALRPGLVLMDINLPGISGIEATRRLLAAAPDAVVLLMSTYPASDLPQDARASGARAYVHKEDLAPDVLVAVMAGRLDPGF, from the coding sequence ATGGCCGGCAGTGCGCACACCCCCCACGCCGAGGCTCCGCCCGCCGTCGTCGACGTCCTCGTGGTCGACGACCAGGAGACCTATCTGTCCGTCGCCCGCTACGTCGTCGGCGCCACGCCCGGGTTCCGGGTCGCCGGCGAGGCCACCAGCGGCGAGGACGCGGTGCGGCTCGCGGCGGCGCTGCGCCCCGGGCTGGTGCTGATGGACATCAACCTGCCCGGCATCTCCGGCATCGAGGCCACCCGCCGGCTGCTCGCGGCCGCGCCCGACGCCGTCGTGCTGCTGATGTCGACGTACCCGGCGTCCGACCTGCCGCAGGACGCGCGCGCCAGCGGCGCCCGGGCCTACGTCCACAAGGAGGACCTCGCGCCCGACGTCCTCGTCGCGGTCATGGCCGGCCGCCTCGATCCCGGCTTCTGA
- a CDS encoding FtsX-like permease family protein, whose translation MAAAWLRLELRRRWRSLLVLALLVAVAGGAVLATVAGARRGASSVHRLDAVGLPATAQVLPGDPGFDWAAVRALPGVAAVGEVAFAAYEIDGVPADGPVPADRNVLRTVERPVLLDGRAADPDRVDEAVVTPRFVRTYGSGVGDTVTVRLYRPETLQAAVTDWRGPVEEGARPPADGPELRVRIVGVVRSPLFTDLPGAPGWLVPTAAFYTAYAGDLLGPHGATGAMVRLDDGGSGYPAFKAAVTGLTGRTDLTMWSEATATGFVQGLVDIEATAVTAFALAAGAAAVVLVGQAVARHTTSAMTELRVLGALGMTPRQQVAAAAAGPALAGLAGMTVGVGAAVLASAWFPGGTAEQREPAPGLDADWTVLATGWSVVVAAIAGGAALSAVLALRAARDTVAPRRSPVAAAVARGPLPLPVVLGTRLALEPGRGRRAVPVRPALAGAIAGVAGTVAALTLAAGIDDAASTPARYGQVHALEASLDVDAATAARVLPRLAADPDVTAVNDSRSAVAQAGGASPMVYSLAPVGAPLPVVVDEGRVPSAADEVALGPYAAATLGAGVGDTVELTGTRAARRFTVTGLAFVPEGPENYNVDGAWVTAPAFDALFDAPTFHVAHVAVRDDAEPAVVAERLNRAVAPDVSVQPALRRDHSVELRVIQALPLYLAIFLALLALAAVAHALAVALRRRRHDLAVLRATGLTARQCRAAVVTQAVVIVLTGLVIGAPLGVAAGRSLWRYVTDAAVTHYVPPPAVPALVVVVPAALVAAVLVAAWPARRAGTFPVWQALRAE comes from the coding sequence ATGGCCGCCGCCTGGCTGCGCCTGGAGCTGCGGCGGCGGTGGCGGTCGCTGCTGGTGCTCGCGCTGCTGGTCGCGGTGGCGGGCGGCGCCGTGCTGGCGACGGTCGCCGGGGCGCGGCGGGGCGCGTCGTCGGTGCACCGGCTCGACGCCGTCGGGCTGCCCGCGACCGCCCAGGTGCTGCCGGGCGACCCGGGCTTCGACTGGGCCGCGGTGCGCGCGCTGCCCGGCGTCGCGGCGGTGGGGGAGGTGGCCTTCGCCGCGTACGAGATCGACGGCGTGCCGGCCGACGGGCCGGTGCCGGCCGACCGGAACGTGCTGCGGACGGTGGAGCGGCCGGTGCTCCTCGACGGCCGCGCGGCCGACCCGGACCGCGTCGACGAGGCCGTGGTCACGCCGCGGTTCGTCCGCACCTACGGCAGCGGCGTCGGCGACACCGTCACCGTCCGCCTCTACCGGCCCGAGACGCTGCAGGCGGCGGTGACGGACTGGCGCGGCCCGGTCGAGGAGGGTGCCCGGCCGCCGGCGGATGGGCCCGAGCTGCGCGTCCGCATCGTCGGCGTCGTCCGGTCGCCGCTGTTCACCGACCTGCCGGGCGCGCCTGGCTGGCTGGTGCCGACGGCCGCGTTCTACACGGCCTACGCCGGTGACCTGCTCGGCCCGCACGGCGCCACCGGCGCGATGGTGCGCCTCGACGACGGCGGCAGCGGCTACCCGGCGTTCAAGGCGGCCGTCACCGGGCTGACCGGGCGCACCGACCTCACCATGTGGAGCGAGGCCACGGCGACCGGCTTCGTCCAGGGGCTGGTCGACATCGAGGCCACCGCCGTCACCGCGTTCGCGCTGGCCGCGGGCGCCGCCGCCGTCGTGCTCGTGGGCCAGGCGGTCGCCCGGCACACCACGTCGGCCATGACCGAGCTGCGGGTGCTCGGCGCGCTCGGGATGACGCCCCGACAGCAGGTCGCCGCCGCGGCGGCCGGTCCCGCGCTGGCCGGGCTGGCCGGCATGACGGTGGGCGTGGGCGCCGCGGTCCTCGCGTCGGCGTGGTTCCCCGGCGGGACCGCTGAGCAGCGCGAGCCCGCCCCGGGGCTCGACGCCGACTGGACGGTACTGGCGACCGGCTGGTCCGTCGTCGTGGCCGCGATCGCCGGCGGCGCCGCGCTGAGCGCCGTCCTGGCCCTGCGGGCCGCGCGCGACACCGTGGCTCCGCGGCGCTCACCGGTCGCCGCCGCCGTCGCCCGGGGCCCGCTCCCGCTGCCGGTCGTCCTCGGGACGCGGCTGGCGCTGGAGCCGGGCCGTGGCCGGCGTGCTGTCCCGGTGCGCCCGGCGCTGGCCGGCGCGATCGCCGGGGTCGCCGGGACGGTGGCCGCGCTGACCCTGGCCGCCGGGATCGACGACGCCGCGTCCACGCCCGCGCGGTACGGGCAGGTGCACGCGCTGGAGGCGTCGCTCGACGTCGACGCCGCGACGGCCGCGCGGGTGCTGCCGCGGCTCGCCGCCGACCCGGACGTCACCGCCGTCAACGACAGCCGGTCCGCCGTGGCCCAGGCCGGGGGCGCCAGCCCGATGGTGTACTCGCTGGCGCCGGTCGGTGCCCCGCTGCCCGTCGTCGTCGACGAGGGCCGGGTGCCGTCCGCCGCCGACGAGGTCGCGCTCGGCCCGTACGCGGCCGCGACCCTGGGCGCCGGCGTCGGCGACACCGTCGAGCTGACCGGCACCCGGGCGGCGCGCCGGTTCACCGTCACCGGGCTGGCGTTCGTGCCCGAAGGGCCGGAGAACTACAACGTCGACGGCGCCTGGGTCACCGCACCGGCCTTCGACGCGCTGTTCGACGCCCCGACGTTCCACGTCGCCCATGTCGCGGTACGCGACGACGCCGAACCCGCCGTCGTGGCCGAGCGCCTGAACCGCGCCGTGGCCCCGGACGTCTCCGTCCAGCCGGCGCTGCGCCGCGACCACTCGGTGGAGCTGCGGGTGATCCAGGCGCTGCCGCTGTACCTCGCGATCTTCCTGGCCCTGCTCGCGCTCGCCGCCGTCGCGCATGCGCTGGCCGTGGCGCTGCGCCGGCGGCGGCACGACCTCGCCGTGCTGCGCGCCACCGGGCTGACCGCCCGGCAGTGCCGCGCGGCCGTCGTCACGCAGGCCGTGGTGATCGTGCTGACCGGGCTGGTGATCGGCGCGCCGCTCGGGGTGGCGGCCGGCCGGTCGCTGTGGCGCTACGTCACCGACGCCGCGGTGACGCACTACGTGCCGCCGCCGGCGGTCCCGGCGCTGGTCGTCGTGGTCCCGGCGGCGCTGGTGGCGGCCGTTCTGGTGGCGGCGTGGCCGGCTCGGCGGGCGGGGACGTTCCCCGTCTGGCAGGCCTTGCGGGCGGAATGA
- a CDS encoding sensor histidine kinase: MPTSSANARRSVRVASVTHLGRLLGLLVVVRTADDRPFSDDDDRVLADLARQVGLALHNVRLDSALQASLEELRRRNAELQASRARIVSAADASRRQIERNLHDGAQQRLVALAVKLGLARRLATGDAAGLLEELRTDVQETLTELRELAHGIYPPLLREHGLGEALRNAAGRATIPVRVEAGDAGDVPRYPPEAEAAVYFCCLEALQNAGKHAGPDATVTVRIGAAEGGLEFEVADDGAGFDPAATAESHGFVNMRDRLGAFGGELTITSAPGAGTVVAGTLPVVALTPVRSHP; this comes from the coding sequence ATGCCTACCTCGTCGGCGAACGCACGTCGATCGGTGCGCGTCGCGTCGGTCACGCATCTTGGCCGGCTGCTCGGCCTGCTCGTCGTGGTCCGCACCGCCGACGACCGCCCGTTCAGCGACGACGACGACCGCGTGCTGGCCGACCTCGCCCGCCAGGTCGGCCTGGCGCTGCACAACGTCCGCCTCGACTCCGCGCTGCAGGCGTCGCTGGAGGAGCTGCGCCGCCGCAACGCCGAGCTGCAGGCGTCGCGGGCCCGCATCGTGTCCGCGGCGGATGCGTCCCGGCGGCAGATCGAGCGCAACCTGCACGACGGCGCGCAGCAGCGGCTGGTCGCGCTGGCGGTGAAGCTGGGGCTGGCCCGCCGGCTTGCGACGGGCGACGCGGCGGGGCTGCTGGAGGAGCTGCGCACCGATGTCCAGGAGACGCTGACCGAGCTGCGCGAGCTGGCGCACGGCATCTACCCGCCGTTGCTGCGCGAGCACGGGCTCGGTGAGGCGCTGCGCAACGCGGCCGGGCGCGCCACGATCCCGGTCCGCGTCGAGGCCGGCGACGCCGGCGACGTGCCGCGCTACCCGCCGGAGGCCGAGGCGGCGGTGTATTTCTGCTGCTTGGAGGCGCTGCAGAACGCCGGCAAGCACGCCGGCCCGGACGCGACGGTGACGGTGCGGATCGGCGCGGCCGAGGGCGGGCTGGAGTTCGAGGTGGCCGATGACGGCGCCGGCTTCGACCCCGCGGCGACCGCGGAGAGCCACGGGTTCGTGAACATGCGCGACCGCCTCGGCGCGTTCGGCGGCGAACTGACCATCACCAGCGCACCCGGCGCCGGCACCGTCGTCGCCGGTACGCTCCCCGTCGTCGCGCTGACGCCGGTACGCTCCCACCCGTGA
- a CDS encoding response regulator transcription factor has protein sequence MTTGTRVRVVVADDALLVREGVQRVLGLYPDLEVVGVAGDLDGLLAAVDEHRPDVVVTDIRMPPTSSDEGVRAATRLRETAPETGVVVLSQYAAPAYALELLSGGSQRRAYLLKERVSEPDQLAAAVREVARGGSVVDPRVVEVLVAGNRPPGDPLAGLTRREREVLEQIAQGKSNAGVAAALVLTERAVEKHINALFAKLGLTAEPDVHRRVSAVLLYLASLR, from the coding sequence GTGACCACCGGCACCCGGGTCCGCGTCGTCGTCGCCGACGACGCCCTGCTGGTGCGCGAGGGCGTCCAGCGGGTGCTGGGCCTGTACCCCGACCTCGAGGTCGTCGGCGTGGCCGGAGATCTCGACGGCCTGCTGGCGGCGGTCGACGAGCACCGGCCCGACGTCGTCGTCACGGACATCCGTATGCCGCCGACGTCCAGCGACGAAGGCGTCCGCGCCGCCACCCGGCTGCGCGAGACCGCGCCCGAGACCGGCGTCGTCGTGCTGTCGCAGTATGCCGCGCCCGCGTACGCGCTGGAGCTGCTCTCCGGCGGCTCGCAGCGGCGCGCCTACCTGCTCAAGGAGCGGGTCAGCGAGCCCGACCAGCTGGCCGCGGCCGTCCGCGAGGTGGCCCGCGGCGGCAGCGTCGTCGACCCGCGCGTCGTCGAGGTGCTGGTGGCCGGCAACCGCCCGCCCGGCGATCCGCTGGCCGGGCTCACCAGGCGCGAGCGGGAGGTGCTCGAGCAGATCGCGCAGGGCAAGAGCAACGCCGGCGTCGCCGCCGCGCTCGTGCTCACCGAACGCGCCGTCGAGAAGCACATCAACGCGCTGTTCGCGAAGCTCGGCCTCACCGCCGAGCCCGACGTCCACCGCCGGGTCAGCGCCGTCCTGCTCTACCTCGCCTCGCTGCGCTGA
- a CDS encoding citrate/2-methylcitrate synthase, translating to MVEQRRLTTQQVAARLGIKPETVYAYVSRGLLGSRRGAGGRASTFDPDEVERLARRRRGRPDAGSAAEREHDAAGPVYSGVTLIEGDRYYYRGVDPVELARRTSFEAVAWWLWTGQERLDPPFVAPSEGLAAARAAGDALPPQAGLVDRLRVAAVAAATVDPVRFDLRPGTVAATARGLIATFVDALPRRDGRGEETGLDAPGRGGAAVQGEGEVTGRLGPGSQVGRGGRAHRGAAGHGDPVGHRGATAGNGDPLTHGSRVGDGGAARHGGPAAHGSAAGDGHPMTRGGRVGDGGAARHGGPAAHGSAAGDGHPTTHGGATDHGTTSDQSGTSGEGEIIAERLWPRLTDRPAGPYAVHILDRALVLLIDHGLAASTVTARAAASARAHPYAVVSAALGAAEGPLHGGASGLAHRMLTDVLERGAGPVVAEHLRAGRRIPGLGHRLYRTTDPRAQVLFERLAAMPEAAPALAAARAVTETAATHLPLPANVDLALATLTVAAGMPPEAGEAIFTVARTAGWIAHALEEYDERALRVRVTGRYEGPPPPQPLPALF from the coding sequence ATGGTGGAGCAGCGTCGGCTGACGACTCAACAGGTCGCGGCCCGGCTCGGGATCAAGCCCGAGACGGTGTACGCCTACGTGAGCCGCGGCCTGCTCGGCAGCCGGCGCGGCGCTGGAGGCCGGGCCAGCACGTTCGACCCCGACGAGGTGGAGCGGCTGGCGCGCCGGCGACGAGGTCGCCCGGACGCCGGGTCCGCCGCGGAGCGCGAGCACGATGCGGCCGGCCCCGTCTACAGCGGCGTGACCCTGATCGAGGGCGACCGCTACTACTACCGCGGCGTCGATCCGGTCGAACTGGCGCGGCGGACGTCGTTCGAGGCGGTGGCGTGGTGGTTGTGGACCGGCCAGGAACGGCTCGACCCGCCGTTCGTCGCCCCGTCCGAGGGACTGGCGGCGGCCCGGGCCGCTGGCGACGCGTTGCCGCCGCAGGCCGGTTTGGTCGACCGGCTCCGGGTGGCGGCGGTCGCCGCGGCCACCGTCGATCCGGTCCGGTTCGACCTGCGCCCCGGCACCGTCGCGGCGACGGCCCGCGGACTCATCGCCACCTTCGTCGACGCGCTCCCCCGCCGCGACGGCCGAGGCGAGGAGACCGGACTCGACGCGCCTGGCCGCGGCGGCGCAGCGGTGCAGGGTGAGGGCGAGGTGACCGGGCGACTCGGGCCCGGCAGCCAAGTTGGGCGCGGCGGCCGAGCACACCGGGGCGCAGCAGGGCACGGTGACCCGGTTGGTCACCGCGGGGCAACAGCAGGCAACGGTGATCCCCTAACGCACGGCAGCAGAGTCGGAGACGGCGGAGCGGCACGGCACGGCGGTCCAGCAGCGCACGGGAGCGCCGCAGGCGACGGGCACCCCATGACGCGCGGCGGCAGAGTCGGAGACGGCGGAGCAGCACGGCACGGCGGTCCAGCAGCGCACGGGAGCGCCGCAGGCGACGGGCACCCAACTACGCACGGGGGCGCGACGGACCACGGCACCACATCGGACCAGAGCGGCACATCTGGCGAGGGCGAGATCATCGCCGAGCGGCTGTGGCCCCGACTCACCGACCGCCCGGCCGGGCCGTACGCCGTGCACATCCTGGACCGGGCGCTGGTGCTGTTGATCGACCACGGGCTGGCGGCGTCGACGGTGACGGCGCGGGCGGCGGCGTCGGCGCGGGCGCATCCGTACGCCGTCGTCTCGGCGGCGCTCGGCGCGGCGGAGGGGCCGCTGCACGGTGGAGCGAGCGGCCTGGCGCACCGGATGCTCACCGACGTGCTCGAGCGAGGCGCCGGGCCGGTCGTGGCCGAACACCTGCGCGCGGGGCGGCGCATCCCGGGGCTGGGGCACCGGCTCTACCGGACCACCGATCCGCGGGCCCAGGTCCTGTTCGAACGGCTCGCGGCCATGCCCGAGGCCGCGCCCGCGCTGGCCGCCGCGCGCGCCGTCACCGAGACCGCCGCGACGCACCTGCCGCTGCCGGCGAACGTCGACCTGGCACTGGCGACGCTGACGGTCGCGGCCGGGATGCCGCCGGAGGCTGGCGAGGCGATCTTCACGGTGGCGCGGACGGCCGGCTGGATCGCGCACGCGCTGGAGGAGTACGACGAGCGGGCGCTGCGGGTCCGGGTCACGGGCCGCTACGAGGGTCCGCCGCCACCGCAGCCGCTGCCAGCGCTGTTCTGA
- a CDS encoding NAD(P)/FAD-dependent oxidoreductase, translated as MTETHGSRPSVVIVGGGFGGINAAKALDEVADVTLVDPSDTFLHNLASWRALVAPEWLDRIFLPYDRLLAHGRFVRDRAVEADGEGVTLASGERLAADFVVLATGSSYPFPAKTDETDVAVARQRFLAAHDALRGSGHALVIGAGAAGLELAGEIKTAYPEKGVTLVDLADDILPGPYDQELRAELRRQLDGLGVRLVLGSPLRALPDAPAATAAPVTVTTETGEELTADIWFRAFGVTPATGFVTGSLAAARDDQGYLRVDDQLRVAGHDNVYAIGDIADADRNMAATARLQADLVAANLTARITGAGEVSAYQKLPPLVAIPLGPEGGAGQLPGIDGVAGPEVIAQVKGRALLMETYDDLFNVEPVG; from the coding sequence GTGACCGAGACCCACGGCTCGCGCCCCTCCGTCGTCATCGTCGGCGGCGGGTTCGGCGGCATCAACGCCGCGAAGGCGCTCGACGAGGTCGCCGACGTGACGCTGGTCGACCCGTCCGACACGTTCCTGCACAACCTCGCGTCCTGGCGCGCGCTCGTCGCGCCGGAGTGGCTGGACCGCATCTTCCTGCCGTACGACCGGCTGCTCGCGCACGGCCGCTTCGTCCGTGACCGCGCCGTCGAGGCGGACGGGGAGGGCGTCACGCTGGCGTCCGGCGAGCGGCTGGCCGCCGACTTCGTCGTCCTCGCGACCGGCTCGTCCTACCCGTTCCCGGCGAAGACCGACGAGACCGACGTCGCCGTGGCGCGGCAGCGGTTCCTGGCGGCGCACGACGCGCTGCGCGGGTCGGGCCACGCACTGGTGATCGGCGCCGGCGCGGCCGGGCTGGAGCTGGCCGGCGAGATCAAGACCGCCTACCCGGAGAAGGGCGTCACGCTGGTCGACCTCGCCGACGACATCCTGCCCGGCCCGTACGACCAGGAGCTGCGCGCGGAACTGCGCCGCCAGCTCGACGGGCTCGGCGTGCGCCTCGTGCTCGGCAGCCCGCTACGGGCACTGCCGGACGCACCGGCCGCGACGGCGGCGCCGGTCACCGTCACGACCGAGACCGGCGAGGAGCTCACCGCCGACATCTGGTTCCGTGCGTTCGGCGTGACCCCGGCGACCGGGTTCGTCACCGGCTCGCTGGCCGCCGCCCGCGACGACCAGGGCTACCTGCGCGTCGACGACCAGCTGCGGGTGGCCGGGCACGACAACGTGTACGCGATCGGCGACATCGCCGACGCCGACCGGAACATGGCGGCGACCGCGCGGCTGCAGGCGGATCTGGTCGCGGCGAACCTGACGGCGCGGATCACCGGAGCCGGCGAGGTGAGCGCGTACCAGAAGCTGCCGCCGCTGGTCGCGATCCCGCTCGGCCCCGAGGGCGGCGCCGGCCAGCTCCCCGGCATCGACGGTGTCGCGGGTCCGGAGGTGATCGCGCAGGTCAAGGGCCGGGCGCTGCTGATGGAGACCTACGACGACCTGTTCAACGTCGAACCGGTGGGCTGA
- a CDS encoding ABC-F family ATP-binding cassette domain-containing protein — protein MGHVDLNAVSFTLPDGRVLLDDVSFRVGDGAKVALVGANGSGKTTLLRIVAGDLTAHDGAVTRSGGLGVMRQFVARDAQDVRDLLLSVAPPRVRAAAAAVDAAELAMMDRDDEPTQMTYAAALGEWADAGGYETEVLWDVCTTAALGIPFERCRWREVSSLSGGEQKRLVLEALLRGPDEVLLLDEPDNFLDVPAKRWLEDRLVESPKTVLYVSHDRELLHRTATRVVTVELGAAGNTAWVHPSGFGSYHEARRERFARLEELRRRWDEEHEKLRQLMLMYKQKAAYNSDMANRYQAAQTRLRKFEEAGPPEDQPREQNLRMRLRGGRTGKRAVVCESLELTGLMKPFDLEVWYGERVAVLGSNGSGKSHFLRLLAAGGTDPEPEHEPVDDVPVAPVRHTGVARLGARVRPGWFAQTHDHPELVGRTLLEILHRGDGRRAGMPREEASRALDRYELAHAADQAFESLSGGQQARLQILLLELSGATLLLLDEPTDNLDLVSAEALQDGLEAFEGTVLAVTHDRWFARDFDRYLVFGANGTVYEAPEPVWDEGRVTRVR, from the coding sequence ATGGGCCACGTCGACCTCAACGCCGTCTCCTTCACCCTGCCCGACGGCCGGGTGCTGCTCGACGACGTCTCGTTCCGGGTCGGCGACGGCGCCAAGGTCGCGCTGGTCGGTGCCAACGGGTCCGGCAAGACCACACTGCTGCGCATCGTCGCCGGCGATCTCACGGCACACGACGGCGCCGTCACGCGCAGCGGCGGGCTCGGTGTCATGCGGCAGTTCGTCGCCCGCGACGCCCAGGACGTCCGCGACCTCCTGCTCTCGGTGGCGCCGCCGCGCGTGCGGGCCGCCGCTGCCGCCGTCGACGCCGCCGAGCTGGCCATGATGGACCGCGACGACGAACCCACACAGATGACGTACGCGGCCGCGCTCGGCGAGTGGGCCGACGCCGGCGGCTACGAGACCGAGGTGCTGTGGGACGTCTGCACCACGGCCGCGCTGGGCATCCCGTTCGAGCGGTGCCGCTGGCGCGAGGTGTCGTCGCTGTCCGGCGGCGAGCAGAAGCGGCTGGTGCTCGAGGCGCTGCTGCGCGGGCCCGACGAAGTGCTGCTGCTCGACGAGCCCGACAACTTCCTCGACGTCCCGGCCAAGCGCTGGCTCGAGGACCGCCTGGTCGAGTCCCCCAAGACGGTCCTCTACGTCAGCCACGACCGCGAGCTGCTGCACCGCACCGCCACCCGCGTCGTCACCGTCGAGCTCGGTGCGGCCGGCAACACCGCGTGGGTGCACCCGAGCGGGTTCGGCAGCTACCACGAGGCCCGGCGCGAGCGGTTCGCCCGGCTCGAGGAGCTGCGCCGCCGCTGGGACGAAGAGCACGAGAAGCTGCGTCAGCTCATGCTCATGTACAAGCAGAAGGCCGCCTACAACTCCGACATGGCCAACCGCTACCAGGCGGCGCAGACCCGGTTGCGCAAGTTCGAGGAGGCCGGCCCGCCGGAGGACCAGCCGCGCGAGCAGAACCTTCGCATGCGGCTGCGCGGCGGGCGCACCGGCAAGCGCGCCGTCGTCTGCGAGTCCCTGGAGCTGACGGGTCTCATGAAGCCGTTCGACCTCGAGGTCTGGTACGGCGAGCGGGTCGCCGTCCTCGGTTCCAACGGCTCCGGCAAGTCGCACTTCCTGCGGCTGCTCGCCGCCGGCGGCACCGACCCCGAGCCCGAGCACGAGCCCGTCGACGACGTCCCCGTCGCGCCGGTCCGGCACACCGGGGTGGCGCGGCTGGGCGCGCGGGTGCGGCCGGGCTGGTTCGCGCAGACCCACGACCATCCTGAGCTGGTCGGGCGCACGCTGTTGGAGATCCTGCATCGCGGCGACGGGCGGCGGGCCGGCATGCCGCGCGAGGAGGCCAGCCGCGCGCTCGACCGGTACGAGCTCGCGCACGCCGCCGACCAAGCGTTCGAGTCGCTGTCCGGCGGGCAGCAGGCGCGGCTGCAGATCCTGCTGCTCGAGCTGTCCGGCGCCACGTTGCTGCTGCTCGACGAGCCCACCGACAACCTCGACCTCGTGTCGGCCGAAGCGCTGCAGGACGGGCTCGAGGCGTTCGAGGGCACGGTGCTCGCCGTCACCCACGACCGCTGGTTCGCCCGCGACTTCGACCGCTACCTCGTGTTCGGCGCCAACGGCACCGTCTACGAGGCGCCAGAACCGGTCTGGGACGAAGGCCGCGTCACGCGGGTGCGCTGA